The Niastella koreensis GR20-10 genome includes a window with the following:
- a CDS encoding DUF4294 domain-containing protein, with protein sequence MTEKRKIFRILFAVWAIVAVSIGSARAQTAPDTIPLPQLGPNDTIPVPAQIIGNEYVPAQTLEWTWVQAPYPKHLLKKRQEWTRLRNAVYVCYPYARRAGDIMNDINAHIAHMPDGDKKTYIKSREKELKKQFAEPLSQLSIYQGKVLMKLINRQTGNNCYEIIKEYKGGFTARTWQTVAFFFGSNLKQPYDAQGDEREIESIVQEVERMHRM encoded by the coding sequence ATGACTGAAAAAAGAAAAATATTCAGGATCTTATTTGCGGTTTGGGCAATTGTAGCGGTATCAATTGGTTCGGCCCGGGCCCAAACGGCGCCAGATACCATTCCTTTACCCCAATTAGGCCCCAATGATACAATTCCCGTGCCTGCACAGATAATTGGAAACGAGTATGTGCCGGCGCAAACCCTCGAATGGACCTGGGTACAGGCTCCCTATCCCAAACATTTATTGAAGAAACGGCAGGAGTGGACGCGTTTACGCAATGCAGTGTATGTTTGTTACCCGTATGCCCGCCGGGCCGGTGACATTATGAACGACATTAACGCGCACATTGCCCATATGCCTGACGGTGATAAAAAAACGTATATCAAGAGCCGCGAAAAAGAGTTGAAGAAACAGTTTGCGGAACCATTAAGCCAATTGTCGATTTACCAGGGAAAAGTATTGATGAAACTCATTAACCGGCAAACCGGTAATAACTGCTACGAGATCATCAAGGAATATAAAGGTGGGTTTACCGCCAGAACCTGGCAAACGGTTGCCTTTTTCTTCGGCAGCAATCTTAAACAACCCTACGACGCCCAGGGCGACGAACGCGAAATAGAAAGCATTGTTCAGGAAGTTGAACGGATGCACCGTATGTAG
- the rfaE2 gene encoding D-glycero-beta-D-manno-heptose 1-phosphate adenylyltransferase, with translation MRKADIISTRVCTLNEAKHRIAQWRVTGKTVAFTNGVFDILHRGHIFSLSQAAVEADYLIVGLNSDASTKRLKGDSRPVNDEQSRALVLAALLMVDMVVIFEEDTPLNLITTLQPDVLVKGGDYTLEQIVGAKEVMESGGKVIINSIVEGFSTTGIIARMSS, from the coding sequence ATGAGAAAAGCTGATATCATAAGCACAAGGGTTTGTACGCTGAATGAAGCAAAACATAGAATTGCGCAATGGCGGGTAACAGGAAAAACAGTTGCCTTTACCAACGGGGTATTTGATATCCTGCATCGCGGTCACATTTTTTCGCTTTCACAGGCCGCTGTAGAAGCTGACTATTTAATTGTTGGCTTGAACTCAGACGCCAGCACCAAACGCCTGAAAGGCGATAGCCGGCCGGTTAACGACGAACAATCAAGGGCCCTGGTACTGGCCGCGCTGTTAATGGTTGACATGGTGGTTATTTTTGAAGAAGACACACCGCTGAACCTCATTACTACCCTGCAACCAGATGTGCTGGTTAAAGGGGGCGATTATACGCTGGAACAGATCGTTGGCGCCAAAGAAGTGATGGAATCCGGAGGGAAAGTTATTATCAATTCTATTGTAGAAGGGTTCTCTACTACAGGCATTATTGCGAGGATGAGTTCCTAG
- a CDS encoding lysylphosphatidylglycerol synthase transmembrane domain-containing protein, whose protein sequence is MNKKILSILQYILFLGLSIFLVWWSVRKITDKGWDDIKNAFRNANYLLIIPVMITLLLSHYSRALRWKILMEPMGYKPRLANVYMSVLIGYMANLAVPRLGEVLKCTILARYEKVPADKLVGTIVAERAFDVLCLVLVILITFFTQADLIGGYLNDTLNTIVRSKTSSLSATKIIILVGVLLLGITAVVIVFKKFSHITFIQKIRTIFEGIWHGITSVRYLKNKGWFIFHTIFIWSMYLLSVQIGFWAMKETAVYSIPNALSVLTMGSLAMIVPAPGGGIGVYAWFVQNTMLIYGLKETIGFAFGQLMWSVQFFFALISGFIALSLLPYFNKNRIPVNEKS, encoded by the coding sequence ATGAATAAAAAAATTCTGAGCATATTACAGTATATCCTTTTCCTGGGACTCAGTATTTTTTTAGTGTGGTGGTCGGTGCGAAAAATTACAGACAAAGGCTGGGATGACATTAAGAATGCCTTCCGCAATGCTAACTACCTGCTTATTATCCCGGTAATGATCACCCTGTTACTAAGCCATTACAGCAGGGCGTTACGCTGGAAGATCTTAATGGAACCAATGGGCTACAAGCCCCGGCTTGCCAATGTGTACATGTCGGTGCTCATAGGCTATATGGCCAACCTGGCCGTTCCCCGGCTGGGCGAAGTACTTAAATGCACCATACTTGCCCGTTATGAAAAAGTACCTGCCGATAAACTGGTAGGCACCATTGTTGCCGAACGTGCTTTTGACGTGTTGTGCCTGGTACTGGTTATTTTAATCACCTTTTTTACCCAGGCCGATCTGATTGGCGGTTATCTCAACGATACGTTGAATACCATTGTGCGGTCAAAAACCAGTTCGCTCTCGGCAACCAAAATAATCATCCTGGTGGGTGTTTTGTTGCTGGGTATAACGGCAGTGGTGATAGTATTTAAAAAATTCTCCCACATTACCTTTATTCAAAAGATCAGGACCATTTTTGAAGGCATCTGGCATGGCATTACCAGCGTTCGGTACCTGAAAAATAAAGGCTGGTTTATATTCCATACCATTTTCATTTGGAGTATGTACCTGCTGAGTGTACAGATCGGTTTCTGGGCTATGAAGGAAACCGCGGTTTATTCCATTCCCAATGCATTATCGGTATTAACCATGGGCAGTTTGGCCATGATCGTTCCCGCGCCAGGTGGCGGAATTGGCGTGTATGCCTGGTTTGTACAAAACACCATGCTCATCTACGGGTTAAAAGAAACCATTGGGTTTGCCTTTGGCCAGTTGATGTGGTCGGTGCAATTCTTTTTTGCGCTGATCAGTGGTTTTATAGCCTTAAGCCTGTTGCCATATTTTAATAAAAACAGAATTCCGGTAAATGAGAAAAGCTGA
- the panD gene encoding aspartate 1-decarboxylase, with the protein MQIEILKSKVHRAVITEANLNYVGSLTLDEDLMDAANMIENEKVQIVNVNNGTRIETYLIKGKRGSGVCCLNGPAARQGAVGDIVIVISYAIMDFEEAKKHKPFIVFPKEGNKL; encoded by the coding sequence ATGCAAATTGAAATACTAAAATCGAAAGTACACCGCGCGGTGATCACGGAAGCTAACCTGAACTATGTAGGCAGCTTAACACTCGATGAAGACCTGATGGATGCGGCGAATATGATCGAAAATGAGAAAGTGCAAATTGTAAACGTCAATAACGGTACCCGTATTGAAACTTACCTCATAAAAGGCAAACGCGGCTCAGGCGTATGCTGTCTGAATGGTCCGGCTGCCCGCCAGGGCGCTGTAGGCGATATCGTGATTGTTATTTCCTACGCCATAATGGATTTTGAAGAAGCAAAAAAACACAAACCTTTCATTGTATTTCCCAAAGAAGGAAATAAGCTTTAA
- the panC gene encoding pantoate--beta-alanine ligase: MIIFKYAEQLARYIQQQKTAGKQIGFVPTMGALHNGHIALINQSKQTTAVTVCSIFVNPTQFNNPTDYQLYPNTIERDIMKLEAAGCDALFLPSIAEMYPRGTTGLEHYDLGYLETLLEGKFRPGHFQGVCQVMFRLLNMVQPHQLFMGQKDYQQCMVVSRLLTLMKSGIQLVTCPTLREPDGLAMSSRNMRLSLHDRQLATTIYQCLVFIKQQLNQGVSWPVIKEQAEKMLTDVGFRIDYVELADAKTLEPVTVTIQSYPGARVALIAAFLHDVRLIDNMLM; this comes from the coding sequence ATGATCATTTTTAAATATGCCGAACAGCTTGCCAGGTATATTCAACAGCAAAAAACCGCTGGAAAACAAATAGGGTTTGTACCCACCATGGGCGCCCTGCACAATGGCCATATTGCCCTCATTAACCAGTCAAAACAAACCACGGCAGTAACGGTTTGCAGCATTTTTGTAAACCCCACGCAGTTCAATAACCCCACCGATTACCAGTTATACCCCAATACCATTGAACGGGATATTATGAAGCTGGAAGCAGCCGGCTGCGACGCCCTGTTTCTGCCCTCCATAGCAGAAATGTACCCCCGGGGTACTACCGGCCTGGAGCACTATGACCTGGGTTACCTGGAAACTTTGCTGGAAGGGAAGTTCCGCCCCGGGCATTTCCAGGGCGTTTGCCAGGTCATGTTCCGGTTACTCAATATGGTGCAGCCGCATCAGTTATTCATGGGCCAGAAAGATTACCAGCAGTGTATGGTGGTAAGCCGGCTGCTTACATTAATGAAGTCCGGCATCCAACTGGTTACCTGCCCCACCCTGCGCGAACCCGACGGGCTTGCCATGAGCAGCCGCAATATGCGTTTGTCGCTCCATGACAGGCAATTAGCCACTACTATTTATCAATGTCTTGTGTTCATAAAACAGCAACTCAACCAGGGCGTATCCTGGCCTGTTATTAAAGAGCAGGCCGAAAAAATGCTCACCGATGTTGGTTTCCGGATCGATTATGTGGAACTGGCCGATGCCAAAACCCTGGAGCCTGTTACCGTCACTATACAGTCTTACCCGGGTGCCCGGGTGGCATTGATCGCCGCCTTCCTGCATGACGTGAGATTAATAGATAATATGTTGATGTAA
- a CDS encoding glycogen/starch synthase codes for MLTKKRILFIANEMSPYLELTEFSETVNRLAIKANENGFEVRCIMPRFGVINERRHRLHEVVRLSGINVSVGNDDYPLQIKVASLPNARLQVYFLDNEDLFKRKTIFHDESEKWHDDNDLRTVFFCKGALETVKKFGWPPDIIHCSGWMTGLIPLYQKTAYKKEPVFSHSKVIYTIGNNTVKEKLGDDFLKIASISSVVKEKDLEPFKEGTTTAMMRGGATYADAITFGADKVDKKLVDEFGKVKGKKVLTYNAESDLTDYLQLYNDLTK; via the coding sequence ATGCTGACAAAGAAAAGAATTTTATTTATTGCTAACGAAATGTCCCCCTATCTGGAGTTAACGGAATTTTCCGAAACTGTAAACCGGTTGGCAATAAAGGCAAATGAAAATGGCTTTGAAGTACGTTGTATTATGCCCAGGTTTGGCGTCATCAACGAAAGACGTCATCGCCTTCATGAAGTGGTTAGGTTGTCGGGCATTAATGTTTCAGTTGGTAATGATGATTATCCCCTGCAAATTAAAGTAGCTTCTTTACCCAATGCACGTTTACAGGTTTATTTCCTGGACAATGAAGATCTGTTCAAGCGTAAAACCATATTCCACGACGAAAGTGAAAAATGGCACGACGACAATGACCTGCGTACCGTGTTCTTCTGCAAGGGCGCCCTGGAAACCGTAAAGAAATTTGGCTGGCCTCCTGACATTATCCACTGCAGCGGCTGGATGACCGGTTTAATTCCCCTGTACCAAAAGACAGCATATAAGAAGGAACCGGTATTCTCGCATAGCAAGGTAATTTACACCATTGGAAACAACACCGTGAAAGAAAAGCTGGGTGATGATTTCCTGAAAATTGCCTCCATCAGTTCTGTTGTAAAAGAAAAAGACCTGGAGCCTTTTAAAGAAGGTACTACCACTGCTATGATGCGGGGTGGGGCAACTTATGCCGATGCTATTACGTTTGGCGCTGATAAAGTAGATAAAAAGCTGGTAGATGAATTTGGAAAGGTAAAAGGCAAAAAGGTGCTCACCTATAACGCCGAGTCTGATTTAACTGATTATCTGCAACTGTACAACGACCTTACTAAATAA
- the metK gene encoding methionine adenosyltransferase, producing MPYLFTSESVSEGHPDKVADQISDALIDNFLAFDAQSKVACETLVTTGQVVLAGEVKSKAYLDVQTIAREVIRKIGYTKSEYMFEASSCGVLSAIHEQSSDINQGVDRTKKEDQGAGDQGMMFGYASNETEDYMPLALDIAHKLLIELAALRREGKKIEYLRPDAKSQVTLEYDDNNKPVRIDAIVVSTQHDDFDTEAKMAKKIKEDVINILIPRVKAKYKKYAHLFNDKIKYHVNPTGKFVIGGPHGDTGLTGRKIIVDTYGGKGAHGGGAFSGKDPSKVDRSAAYATRHIAKNLVAAGLCDEVLVQVSYAIGVAQPMGLYINTYGTAKVELTDGEIAKRVGQIFDMRPYFIEQRLKLRNPIYSETAAYGHMGRQPEVVEKTFVAPDGKTVKKKVELFTWEKLDYVRKIKQAFGIR from the coding sequence ATGCCTTACTTATTTACTTCTGAGAGTGTTTCGGAAGGTCATCCTGACAAAGTAGCTGACCAGATATCTGATGCCCTGATTGATAACTTCCTGGCTTTTGATGCTCAGTCAAAAGTTGCTTGTGAGACTTTGGTTACAACCGGTCAGGTAGTACTGGCAGGTGAAGTTAAATCTAAGGCATATCTTGATGTACAAACAATTGCCCGTGAGGTAATTCGCAAAATTGGTTATACCAAGAGCGAATATATGTTCGAAGCCAGTTCATGCGGTGTATTATCTGCTATTCATGAACAATCTTCCGACATCAACCAGGGTGTTGACAGAACTAAAAAAGAAGACCAGGGCGCCGGTGACCAGGGTATGATGTTCGGTTACGCCAGCAACGAAACCGAAGATTATATGCCACTGGCATTGGACATTGCCCATAAATTACTGATAGAGCTGGCTGCACTGCGCCGCGAAGGAAAAAAGATCGAGTATCTGCGTCCTGATGCAAAAAGCCAGGTAACCCTCGAGTACGACGATAACAACAAACCTGTTCGTATCGACGCTATTGTTGTAAGTACACAACACGATGATTTTGATACAGAAGCCAAAATGGCGAAAAAGATCAAGGAAGATGTGATCAACATCCTGATCCCCCGCGTTAAGGCCAAGTATAAAAAATATGCTCACCTGTTCAACGACAAGATCAAGTATCACGTTAACCCAACCGGTAAATTCGTGATCGGTGGTCCACACGGCGATACCGGTTTAACCGGTCGCAAGATCATCGTTGATACATATGGTGGTAAAGGCGCTCACGGTGGTGGTGCGTTCAGCGGAAAAGATCCTTCTAAAGTTGACCGTTCTGCTGCTTATGCAACCCGTCACATTGCTAAAAACCTGGTAGCTGCCGGTTTGTGCGATGAAGTGCTGGTACAGGTTTCATACGCTATTGGTGTTGCCCAGCCAATGGGTTTGTACATCAATACCTATGGCACTGCCAAAGTTGAACTGACTGATGGCGAGATCGCAAAACGCGTTGGCCAGATCTTCGACATGCGTCCTTACTTTATTGAGCAACGTCTGAAACTGCGTAATCCTATTTACAGCGAAACAGCCGCTTATGGTCACATGGGCCGTCAACCGGAAGTAGTGGAAAAAACTTTCGTTGCTCCTGATGGCAAAACCGTGAAAAAGAAAGTGGAACTGTTTACCTGGGAGAAGCTGGATTATGTAAGAAAGATCAAGCAGGCTTTCGGTATCCGGTAA
- a CDS encoding NUDIX domain-containing protein has product MNDYSNPWKVLAEKKIYDNPWIKLNEYDVINPSGGKGIYGKVFFKNLAIGALPLDEELNTYLVGQYRFTIDQYSWEIPEGGGAFGVEPVESAKRELLEETGLVAEEWSQLIELHLSNSVTDEHALIFLARKLSQQMAHPEETEQLIIKKLPFEEAYQMVERGEITDGMSVAAILKVKLMLADGRIS; this is encoded by the coding sequence ATGAATGATTACAGTAATCCCTGGAAAGTATTAGCGGAAAAGAAGATCTATGATAATCCCTGGATAAAACTCAATGAATATGATGTTATCAATCCCTCGGGTGGAAAAGGCATTTATGGCAAAGTGTTCTTTAAGAACCTGGCCATTGGCGCCCTGCCGCTGGATGAGGAACTGAATACTTACCTGGTGGGACAGTATCGTTTTACCATTGACCAGTATAGCTGGGAGATCCCGGAAGGCGGAGGCGCATTCGGGGTTGAACCCGTGGAATCGGCCAAACGGGAATTGCTGGAAGAGACCGGCCTGGTGGCCGAAGAATGGAGCCAACTGATAGAGTTGCATTTGAGCAATTCGGTTACCGACGAACATGCGCTTATTTTCCTGGCCCGCAAACTGAGCCAGCAAATGGCCCATCCCGAAGAAACAGAACAACTAATTATAAAGAAACTGCCATTTGAAGAAGCCTATCAAATGGTGGAACGCGGCGAGATTACCGATGGTATGTCGGTAGCCGCTATTTTAAAAGTAAAACTGATGTTGGCAGATGGAAGGATTTCATAA
- the rlmB gene encoding 23S rRNA (guanosine(2251)-2'-O)-methyltransferase RlmB: MEGFHKKRPGINKAQLIIGRQPIIEAIQSGRPIDKILFQRNVSGDAIGTIRQLAREQNIPIQQVPPEKLQSFTRANHQGTIAIAGLVQYMDLQQVIDYVLGNGETPLFVILDGITDVRNIGAIARSAVCCGAQAIIIPDKGVGAINEEAMKSSAGALEKINICRVNSLMKAVDTLHLNGIKVFATEMTATKMLFEVDYTEPCCIVMGNEENGVFPALMKICDEKIKIPMTGNFESLNVSVATGIVLYEAMKSRMKQ, encoded by the coding sequence ATGGAAGGATTTCATAAAAAAAGACCAGGTATTAATAAAGCGCAACTGATTATTGGCCGGCAGCCGATCATTGAAGCTATTCAATCGGGCCGCCCCATTGATAAAATCTTATTTCAGCGTAATGTGAGCGGGGATGCCATTGGCACCATCAGGCAACTGGCCCGGGAACAAAACATTCCTATTCAGCAGGTGCCGCCCGAAAAACTGCAATCGTTTACCAGGGCCAACCACCAGGGAACCATTGCCATTGCAGGCCTGGTGCAGTATATGGACCTGCAACAGGTAATTGACTATGTGCTGGGCAATGGTGAAACGCCTTTGTTTGTGATCCTGGACGGCATTACCGATGTACGCAATATTGGGGCTATTGCCCGCAGCGCCGTGTGTTGTGGCGCCCAGGCCATTATTATACCAGATAAAGGGGTAGGCGCGATAAATGAAGAGGCCATGAAATCATCGGCCGGCGCCCTGGAAAAAATCAACATTTGCCGGGTAAACAGTTTAATGAAAGCGGTAGATACCCTGCACCTGAACGGGATAAAAGTTTTTGCTACTGAAATGACCGCCACTAAAATGTTGTTTGAGGTAGATTATACCGAGCCTTGCTGTATTGTTATGGGCAATGAAGAGAACGGCGTTTTTCCTGCGCTGATGAAAATATGTGATGAAAAGATAAAGATCCCCATGACCGGGAACTTTGAATCGTTGAATGTGTCGGTAGCCACTGGTATTGTGTTGTATGAAGCGATGAAGTCAAGAATGAAACAATAG
- a CDS encoding hydroxymethylglutaryl-CoA lyase yields MSEIKLIECPRDAMQGWKTFIPTENKVQYLQALLQVGFHTLDFGSFVSAKAIPQLADTAEVLKGLKANPVETNTKLLAIIANVRGAEEAAGYEEISYLGFPFSVSETFQQRNTNSSIEQSLERVKEIQRICEQTNKQLVIYISMGFGNPYGDPYSPEIVFDWVNRIAGLGVNIISLADTVGLATPGQVKDMTGYVINKLPQHEIGVHLHSSVDNRQAKIEAAWQAGCRRFDGALKGIGGCPMADDELVGNIDTEWLISFFEQYEKMPGLNKTALGKSLTLANDIFTL; encoded by the coding sequence ATGAGTGAGATAAAACTCATTGAATGTCCAAGAGACGCCATGCAGGGTTGGAAGACTTTTATTCCCACGGAAAATAAGGTCCAATACCTGCAGGCGTTGCTGCAGGTGGGGTTCCACACCCTCGATTTTGGCAGCTTTGTTTCGGCTAAGGCCATTCCGCAACTGGCCGATACGGCCGAAGTGTTGAAAGGGTTGAAGGCAAATCCGGTTGAAACAAACACTAAATTATTAGCGATCATTGCCAACGTGCGGGGTGCGGAAGAAGCGGCGGGGTACGAGGAGATCAGCTACCTGGGTTTTCCATTTTCGGTAAGCGAAACCTTTCAACAGCGGAATACCAACAGCAGTATTGAACAATCGCTGGAAAGGGTAAAGGAGATCCAACGTATTTGTGAGCAAACCAACAAGCAACTGGTTATTTATATCTCCATGGGGTTTGGTAACCCTTATGGCGACCCATACTCCCCGGAGATCGTTTTTGACTGGGTGAACCGGATTGCCGGGCTGGGCGTGAACATTATTTCACTGGCCGATACAGTGGGCCTTGCCACCCCCGGCCAGGTGAAGGATATGACCGGTTACGTGATTAACAAACTGCCCCAACACGAAATAGGCGTGCACCTGCATAGCAGCGTTGATAACCGGCAGGCGAAAATAGAAGCAGCCTGGCAGGCTGGCTGCCGCCGGTTCGATGGGGCCTTAAAGGGCATTGGCGGCTGTCCCATGGCCGATGATGAGCTGGTGGGTAACATAGATACCGAATGGCTCATATCATTTTTTGAACAATATGAGAAAATGCCCGGTTTAAATAAAACGGCGCTGGGTAAAAGTCTTACCTTAGCTAACGATATATTTACCTTATGA
- a CDS encoding GSCFA domain-containing protein, with amino-acid sequence MDLTIPIQISTLSNPINYQDNILLMGSCFTEHIGDKLDELKFSVLQNPNGILFDPASVVSSLVSYIQNKQYQTEELFYYNEVWQSWQHHSRFSKTDLQECLRGINESQQEAHNFLKTANWLIITLGTSFSYRLTEQVPAPFRRGAVRGGVANNHRMPAGWFNKHMLTIEETTTMLDNCLHQLFQFNPNIKVIFTVSPVRHIRDGVIDNNRSKARLIEVVHHLVNKFDKLYYFPAYELVIDVLRDYRFYDIDMVHPNYQATSFVLDKFMRHFVDEKAQQLAEEIKKIVIARKHKPFQPSTEAHKKFLKAHLEKAQELQKKYPFLNLDEDIRYFLQ; translated from the coding sequence ATGGACCTAACGATACCGATTCAGATCTCCACTTTATCGAATCCCATCAACTACCAGGATAACATCCTACTAATGGGATCGTGTTTTACCGAGCATATTGGCGATAAGCTCGATGAACTTAAATTCAGTGTACTGCAAAATCCCAATGGCATTTTGTTCGATCCTGCCAGTGTGGTGAGCAGCCTGGTTTCTTACATTCAGAACAAGCAATATCAAACCGAAGAGCTTTTTTACTATAACGAAGTGTGGCAAAGCTGGCAACACCACAGCCGGTTTTCCAAAACGGATTTACAGGAGTGCCTGCGGGGCATTAATGAATCGCAGCAGGAAGCGCACAATTTTTTGAAAACGGCCAACTGGCTTATTATCACGCTTGGTACTTCTTTCTCATACCGGTTAACGGAGCAGGTACCGGCTCCCTTCAGGCGGGGCGCGGTTCGTGGTGGGGTGGCCAACAACCATCGTATGCCGGCCGGCTGGTTTAATAAGCACATGCTTACCATAGAGGAAACCACAACCATGCTCGATAACTGTTTGCACCAGTTGTTCCAGTTTAACCCGAATATAAAAGTGATCTTTACGGTGAGCCCCGTGCGTCACATCAGGGATGGCGTTATTGACAATAACCGCAGCAAGGCCAGGTTGATTGAAGTAGTGCACCACCTGGTTAATAAATTTGATAAGCTGTATTATTTTCCGGCTTATGAACTGGTGATAGATGTGTTGCGCGATTACCGTTTTTACGATATCGATATGGTGCATCCGAACTACCAGGCTACCTCCTTTGTGCTGGACAAATTTATGCGGCATTTTGTTGATGAAAAAGCACAACAACTGGCCGAAGAAATAAAGAAGATAGTTATAGCGCGCAAACACAAGCCCTTTCAACCTTCCACCGAAGCGCATAAAAAGTTTTTAAAGGCGCACCTGGAGAAGGCGCAGGAACTGCAAAAGAAATATCCCTTCTTAAATTTAGATGAAGATATAAGGTACTTCCTACAATAA
- a CDS encoding Gfo/Idh/MocA family protein: MNRRTFVKNTGLTTAGFAILPTAQAFTAPDPVVKLGIIGVGMRGQVHLGNALRRKDVNVVAICDIDDRMLERANDIIQKSGKPMPKVFKGDVNAWKKLLELKELDGVIIATPWEWHAPMIISSLEAGIKYVGTEVILGITMQDHWDVVKAAEHHNAQVMMLENVCYRRDVMAVLNMVRQGLFGELIHLQGGYQHDLRNVKFNNGQQPYGGGVEFGEKGFSEAHWRTEHSVHRNGDLYPTHGIGPVAEMININRGNRFVSLSSFATKTRGLHEYIVKNGGEQHPNAKVQFKLGDIVTTTIRCVNGETILLQHDTNLPRPYSLGFRVQGTHGIWMDVNHSMYIEGLSKTNDAWEDAKTWLEQYDHPLWKKYGSSAEGAGHGGMDFFVLHAFVESIKRKTATPLDVYDAAAWSAITPLSEQSIDLGNQTVEFPDFTSGQWMYRKNTFALNDEY, encoded by the coding sequence ATGAACCGAAGAACATTTGTCAAAAATACCGGGCTAACCACAGCCGGTTTCGCCATCTTACCAACTGCACAGGCTTTTACTGCGCCCGACCCTGTTGTTAAATTAGGGATCATAGGCGTAGGCATGCGCGGCCAGGTACACCTTGGCAATGCGCTTCGGCGTAAGGATGTAAATGTAGTAGCTATTTGCGATATCGACGACCGCATGCTTGAAAGGGCCAATGACATTATTCAGAAATCAGGTAAACCCATGCCCAAAGTTTTTAAGGGTGATGTGAATGCCTGGAAGAAACTGCTTGAATTAAAAGAACTCGACGGCGTTATCATTGCCACGCCCTGGGAATGGCATGCCCCCATGATCATCAGCAGCCTGGAAGCGGGCATTAAATATGTTGGCACCGAAGTAATCCTGGGCATTACCATGCAGGACCATTGGGATGTGGTGAAGGCAGCCGAACACCACAACGCCCAGGTGATGATGCTGGAAAATGTTTGCTACCGGCGCGATGTAATGGCTGTCCTGAACATGGTTCGGCAGGGTTTGTTTGGCGAATTGATCCACCTGCAGGGCGGCTATCAGCACGACCTGCGCAATGTTAAATTCAATAACGGACAACAGCCTTATGGCGGTGGTGTTGAGTTTGGCGAGAAAGGATTTTCCGAAGCCCATTGGCGTACGGAACACTCCGTTCACCGCAACGGCGATTTGTATCCCACACATGGTATTGGCCCCGTAGCAGAAATGATAAACATCAACCGCGGCAACCGTTTTGTGTCGTTGTCTTCCTTTGCCACCAAAACGCGCGGACTGCACGAATACATTGTAAAGAATGGCGGCGAACAACACCCCAATGCAAAAGTGCAATTCAAACTGGGCGATATTGTTACCACCACCATCCGTTGCGTCAATGGGGAGACCATTTTATTACAACACGATACCAATCTCCCCCGCCCTTACTCCCTGGGCTTCCGGGTGCAGGGCACACACGGCATCTGGATGGACGTGAACCATTCGATGTATATTGAAGGCTTAAGCAAAACCAACGATGCCTGGGAAGATGCCAAAACCTGGCTCGAACAATACGATCATCCATTGTGGAAAAAATACGGCAGTTCAGCAGAAGGCGCTGGTCATGGCGGGATGGATTTCTTTGTACTGCATGCCTTTGTTGAATCTATAAAACGTAAAACCGCCACCCCGTTGGATGTATATGATGCAGCCGCCTGGAGCGCCATTACGCCCCTGAGCGAACAAAGTATTGACCTGGGCAATCAAACGGTGGAGTTCCCGGATTTCACCAGTGGGCAGTGGATGTACCGGAAGAATACGTTTGCGTTGAATGATGAATATTGA